One window of the Hevea brasiliensis isolate MT/VB/25A 57/8 unplaced genomic scaffold, ASM3005281v1 Scaf475, whole genome shotgun sequence genome contains the following:
- the LOC131177430 gene encoding uncharacterized protein LOC131177430: protein MACVSSSSSFVCFPLSRPISRTTRLGVMAATTVKAEAITIEKSGVKIVRNPPESKLTELGVRSWPKWGCPASKFPWTYSAKEICYLLEGKVKVYPDGSTEAVEIGAGDLVEFPKGMSCTWDVSVGVDKHYKFE from the exons ATGGCATGTGTGAGCAGCAGTAGCAGCTTTGTGTGTTTTCCCTTGTCAAGACCCATATCAAGAACAACAAGGTTGGGGGTAATGGCTGCAACAACTGTAAAAGCAGAGGCCATTACTATAGAGAAATCTGGTGTCAAGATCGTGAGGAATCCTCCCGAGTCCAAACTCACCGAGCTCGGAGTCCGCTCATGGCCCAA GTGGGGTTGCCCTGCAAGCAAATTCCCATGGACATATTCTGCCAAGGAAATATGCTATCTTCTGGAGGGAAAAGTGAAAGTTTATCCTGATGGATCAACTGAGGCTGTTGAAATTGGTGCTGGTGATTTGGTTGAGTTTCCCAAAGGAATGAGCTGCACTTGGGAT